In Etheostoma spectabile isolate EspeVRDwgs_2016 chromosome 20, UIUC_Espe_1.0, whole genome shotgun sequence, the following are encoded in one genomic region:
- the asxl2 gene encoding putative Polycomb group protein ASXL2 isoform X2, whose translation MRERQKKKKGRTWAEAAKTVLEKYPNTPMSHKEILQVIQRERLKEISGTSPLACLNAMLHTNSRGEEGIFYKVPGRMGVYTLKKDFSVVAKELSEESSEESSDNLSDSQSTENNSSAVAGEGRTGRWMRRVPSMLQSQPSSPQPRCSSPSVPTGKLISSSQKHSKKALKQALKQQQQRNQRRQGGMPTTSSPRLLLKTIKDMADNITTKTDLCHPVVPRKGPPRSGRLNAGQLKRTKCNIDVETPDSILVNTNLRAIINKHTFSVLPPDCQQRLLKLLPEVDRQACMDGLLKVTSSALNNEFFTSAAQSWKERLSEGEFTPELQLRMRQEIEKEKRVEHWKEAFFENYYGENSGLSFEESKELTEADMNQESARPQSPPHQTGPAAQAPEDPKGSKDSSQTDAATAVKDMKPTKELLKVQPAQREPVSTTEPMKTRRSQYAEDRKLNTTAHSGPAPAVKTVEVEGPTERVPVGTLPEKEHKEEVKEEKTKLPQSPVKKSGPQKDSLELKEDQPVSVVKPAEESKEVNPEPSGPSEPLKRKSLSEIGDELTPEKRPRMSSISSVSSVSSVSPPASSVSSPATPTSTTNQRVPPLKIPVSRILPIPLSPSQLSPRTPLPAPLSSPGRTGARTLADIKAKAQLARAQRAAAAAVSSASKGAVPGPGPGGGSGEQTQPSPSPSPTSPQASTRLPASSSSGQTSTPPPRPLDSFSQLSPNRFQTSYSSKTDDKNKGHSAGTVSAPNSIQMQPTQPSVHALMGQESPSLAISSTKISSCIPANNPLVTQLLQGKEVPLEQILPKPLSKVEVKMSNVPSGSKGKTPHSAEHRSDKEMARQFNTAGHTEVFSEYPRHHRELPDEETQEQILQALIQRKGQQSQPYGGLGPQQPQYKVYQLVHAEEHQDQSRISVGFLGRKRMPRPAMTGHYLLNVSTYGRGPESKRLHQSVIPNTSLSSLKRESTEGEEAAKDKEPANKCFFPASEVKTEQHGCSVTKSDEATSIQHCTNVKTEPGSEDSAVGADNNSTSGTAKEDTSPFSQSQRRHLELCNSNQGNSEPYLNQVDPSYQRQSAFQTQRTLDNQEVMAASCYGGTISMSVPNTLNRSTAGICSPTASSEAGGGVHGSVMSFSVTVTTIPAGHSLGHSNQDDPSPEQSFIEGSNMEDVQSKCYCRLKAMIMCKGCGAFCHDDCIGPSKLCVSCLVVR comes from the exons AtgagggagagacagaagaaaaagaaggggaGGACGTGGGCGGAAGCCGCCAAAACG GTTTTGGAGAAATACCCTAATACGCCCATGAGCCATAAAGAGATCTTGCAGGTGATTCAGAGAGAAAGGCTTAAGGAAATAAG TGGAACCTCGCCACTGGCATGTCTGAACGCAATGCTGCACACAAACTCTCGTGGTGAGGAGGGGATCTTCTACAAAGTTCCAGGCAGAATGGGGGTCTACACATTAAAG AAGGACTTCTCAGTTGTGGCGAAGGAGCTGTCTGAGGAGAGCTCTGAGGAGAGCAGTGACAATCTTTCTGACTCCCAAAGCACAGAAAACAACAGCAGCGCCGTCGCAGGAGAGGGCCGGACAGGAAGGTGGATGCGAAGAG TTCCCTCCATGCTGCAGTCACAGCCGTCTTCTCCGCAGCCTCGATGCTCGTCGCCTTCTGTCCCCACCGGTAAACTCATCTCTTCCTCGcagaaacacagcaagaaagcaTTGAAACAG GCCTTGAAGCAGCAGCAACAGAGAAACCAGCGCAGACAGGGGGGGATGCCAACCACCTCCAGTCCTAGACTGCTTCTGAAAACCATCAAAGATATGGCTGACAACATCACTACAAAGACTG ACCTATGCCACCCAGTTGTTCCCAGGAAGGGTCCTCCGAGGTCAGGCCGCCTTAATGCAG GGCAGCTGAAACGTACCAAGTGTAATATAGATGTGGAAACACCCGACTCTATATTGGTAAACACTAACTTGCGGGCGATCATCAACAAGCACACCTTCTCGGTCCTGCCCCCGGACTGCCAACAGAGACTTCTCAAACTCCTGCCTGAAGTTGACCGGCAG GCTTGCATGGATGGCCTTCTGAAGGTGACTAGTTCTGCTTTGAACAATGAGTTCTTCACATCAGCAGCTCAGTCTTGGAAGGAGAGACTGTCTGAGG GGGAATTCACTCCTGAGTTGCAGCTACGAATGCGCCAAGAAATAGAGAAGGAAAAGAGAGTAGAACACTGGAAGGAGGCCTTCTTTGAAAACTATTATGGTGAAAA ctctGGGCTCAGCTTTGAGGAATCCAAAGAGCTGACAGAGGCTGATATGAATCAGGAGTCTGCCAGACCCCAGTCCCCCCCTCATCAGACAGGACCTGCTGCTCAAGCACCAGAGGATCCCAAGGGCTCAAAGGACAGCAGCCAGACTGATGCTGCAACCGCTGTGAAAGACATGAAGCCAACAAAGGAACTTCTGAAGGTGCAGCCTGCTCAGAGAGAGCCAGTCTCCACCACAGAGCCCATGAAGACACGGCGCTCACAGTACGCTGAGGATCGTAAGTTAAACACAACAGCACATTCTGGGCCAGCACCTGCAGTGAAAACAGTGGAGGTTGAAGGGCCGACCGAACGGGTCCCAGTAGGTACACTGCCTGAAAAGGAGCATAAAGAGGAAGTGAAGGAGGAGAAAACTAAACTTCCCCAGTCGCCTGTGAAGAAGAGCGGCCCACAAAAGGATAGTTTAGAGCTAAAAGAGGATCAGCCGGTGTCTGTGGTTAAGCCCGCTGAGGAGAGCAAAGAGGTCAACCCTGAGCCCAGTGGCCCCTCAGAGCCgctaaaaagaaaatctctcAGTGAGATTGGGGATGAATTGACACCAGAGAAAAGGCCCCGTATGTCCTCAatttcctcagtgtcctcagtcTCCTCTGTATCTCCTCCAGCGTCATCCGTATCCAGCCCTGCTACACCAACTTCAACAACAAATCAGAGGGTTCCACCACTCAAG aTCCCAGTGTCCCGGATTCTTCCCATTCCTTTGTCACCTAGCCAACTCTCTCCCAGGACTCCCCTCCCGGCCCCCCTTAGCAGCCCAGGTCGTACTGGTGCTCGCACTTTGGCTGACATCAAAGCCAAAGCTCAGCTTGCACGAGCGCAGCGAGCAGCGGCTGCCGCAGTATCATCCGCGTCGAAAGGAGCGGTGCCAGGCCCAGGGCCAGGGGGAGGCAGTGGTGAGCAGACCCAGCCCTCACCCAGCCCCAGCCCAACATCCCCACAGGCATCAACCAGGTTACCAGCCTCCAGCAGCAGCGGTCAGACCAGTACTCCTCCTCCTCGCCCACTGGACTCTTTTAGCCAGTTAAGCCCAAACCGGTTTCAAACATCTTACTCAAGCAAAACTGATGATAAAAACAAAGGTCATTCTGCTGGTACTGTCAGTGCGCCCAACAGCATTCAAATGCAACCCACTCAGCCATCTGTGCACGCTCTCATGGGACAAGAAAGCCCATCACTTGCTATATCATCAACCAAGATCAGCTCCTGTATCCCTGCAAATAACCCACTGGTCACTCAGCTTCTGCAGGGTAAAGAGGTTCCATTGGAGCAGATCCTCCCAAAACCGCTATCCAAGGTGGAAGTGAAGATGTCAAATGTACCCTCTGGTAGTAAGGGGAAGACACCACACTCTGCTGAGCACAGGTCTGATAAGGAGATGGCCCGCCAGTTCAATACAGCAGGACACACAGAGGTTTTCTCAGAGTACCCAAGACATCACAGGGAACTTCCTGATGAGGAGACTCAGGAGCAGATCCTCCAGGCTCTGATTcagaggaaaggccagcagagTCAGCCTTATGGTGGTCTGGGGCCTCAGCAACCTCAATACAAAGTCTATCAGCTAGTGCACGCAGAAGAGCATCAGGACCAATCCAGGATTTCTGTAGGATTTCTGGGTCGTAAGAGGATGCCCAGGCCTGCCATGACAGGTCATTACCTGCTTAATGTGTCCACATATGGCCGAGGACCAGAGAGCAAGAGACTGCACCAGTCTGTCATCCCAAACACGTCTCTATCCAGTTTAAAAAGGGAAAGCACAGAAGGAGAGGAGGCGGCCAAGGATAAAGAACCAGCCAACAAATGCTTTTTTCCTGCTTCTGAGGTAAAAACAGAGCAGCATGGATGCTCAGTGACCAAGTCTGACGAAGCAACGAGCATTCAGCATTGCACCAATGTAAAGACGGAACCTGGGTCAGAGGATAGTGCAGTCGGTGCCGATAACAACAGCACCAGTGGGACAGCTAAAGAAGACACCAGCCCTTTTTCTCAGTCACAACGAAGGCACCTCGAACTCTGCAATAGTAACCAAGGAAACTCCGAGCCATATCTTAACCAAGTGGACCCCAGTTACCAGCGACAGTCTGCCTTTCAAACCCAGAGAACACTCGATAATCAGGAAGTCATGGCAGCATCATGCTACGGTGGCACTATCAGCATGTCTGTACCTAACACTTTGAACCGCAGCACTGCAGGCATCTGCTCCCCCACAGCCTCATCAGAGGCCGGCGGCGGTGTCCACGGGAGCGTCATGTCTTTCTCAGTGACCGTCACCACCATACCTGCCGGTCACTCGTTAGGCCACAGCAACCAGGACGATCCCTCACCTGAGCAGTCGTTCATCGAAGGCTCCAACATGGAGGACGTCCAGTCTAAATGCTACTGCAGACTGAAGGCCATGATCATGTGCAAAGGATGCGGAGCCTTTTGCCACGATGACTGCATCGGGCCCTCGAAACTCTGCGTGTCATGTTTAGTTGTTCGATGA
- the asxl2 gene encoding putative Polycomb group protein ASXL2 isoform X1: MRERQKKKKGRTWAEAAKTVLEKYPNTPMSHKEILQVIQRERLKEIRSGTSPLACLNAMLHTNSRGEEGIFYKVPGRMGVYTLKKDFSVVAKELSEESSEESSDNLSDSQSTENNSSAVAGEGRTGRWMRRVPSMLQSQPSSPQPRCSSPSVPTGKLISSSQKHSKKALKQALKQQQQRNQRRQGGMPTTSSPRLLLKTIKDMADNITTKTDLCHPVVPRKGPPRSGRLNAGQLKRTKCNIDVETPDSILVNTNLRAIINKHTFSVLPPDCQQRLLKLLPEVDRQACMDGLLKVTSSALNNEFFTSAAQSWKERLSEGEFTPELQLRMRQEIEKEKRVEHWKEAFFENYYGENSGLSFEESKELTEADMNQESARPQSPPHQTGPAAQAPEDPKGSKDSSQTDAATAVKDMKPTKELLKVQPAQREPVSTTEPMKTRRSQYAEDRKLNTTAHSGPAPAVKTVEVEGPTERVPVGTLPEKEHKEEVKEEKTKLPQSPVKKSGPQKDSLELKEDQPVSVVKPAEESKEVNPEPSGPSEPLKRKSLSEIGDELTPEKRPRMSSISSVSSVSSVSPPASSVSSPATPTSTTNQRVPPLKIPVSRILPIPLSPSQLSPRTPLPAPLSSPGRTGARTLADIKAKAQLARAQRAAAAAVSSASKGAVPGPGPGGGSGEQTQPSPSPSPTSPQASTRLPASSSSGQTSTPPPRPLDSFSQLSPNRFQTSYSSKTDDKNKGHSAGTVSAPNSIQMQPTQPSVHALMGQESPSLAISSTKISSCIPANNPLVTQLLQGKEVPLEQILPKPLSKVEVKMSNVPSGSKGKTPHSAEHRSDKEMARQFNTAGHTEVFSEYPRHHRELPDEETQEQILQALIQRKGQQSQPYGGLGPQQPQYKVYQLVHAEEHQDQSRISVGFLGRKRMPRPAMTGHYLLNVSTYGRGPESKRLHQSVIPNTSLSSLKRESTEGEEAAKDKEPANKCFFPASEVKTEQHGCSVTKSDEATSIQHCTNVKTEPGSEDSAVGADNNSTSGTAKEDTSPFSQSQRRHLELCNSNQGNSEPYLNQVDPSYQRQSAFQTQRTLDNQEVMAASCYGGTISMSVPNTLNRSTAGICSPTASSEAGGGVHGSVMSFSVTVTTIPAGHSLGHSNQDDPSPEQSFIEGSNMEDVQSKCYCRLKAMIMCKGCGAFCHDDCIGPSKLCVSCLVVR, from the exons AtgagggagagacagaagaaaaagaaggggaGGACGTGGGCGGAAGCCGCCAAAACG GTTTTGGAGAAATACCCTAATACGCCCATGAGCCATAAAGAGATCTTGCAGGTGATTCAGAGAGAAAGGCTTAAGGAAATAAG AAG TGGAACCTCGCCACTGGCATGTCTGAACGCAATGCTGCACACAAACTCTCGTGGTGAGGAGGGGATCTTCTACAAAGTTCCAGGCAGAATGGGGGTCTACACATTAAAG AAGGACTTCTCAGTTGTGGCGAAGGAGCTGTCTGAGGAGAGCTCTGAGGAGAGCAGTGACAATCTTTCTGACTCCCAAAGCACAGAAAACAACAGCAGCGCCGTCGCAGGAGAGGGCCGGACAGGAAGGTGGATGCGAAGAG TTCCCTCCATGCTGCAGTCACAGCCGTCTTCTCCGCAGCCTCGATGCTCGTCGCCTTCTGTCCCCACCGGTAAACTCATCTCTTCCTCGcagaaacacagcaagaaagcaTTGAAACAG GCCTTGAAGCAGCAGCAACAGAGAAACCAGCGCAGACAGGGGGGGATGCCAACCACCTCCAGTCCTAGACTGCTTCTGAAAACCATCAAAGATATGGCTGACAACATCACTACAAAGACTG ACCTATGCCACCCAGTTGTTCCCAGGAAGGGTCCTCCGAGGTCAGGCCGCCTTAATGCAG GGCAGCTGAAACGTACCAAGTGTAATATAGATGTGGAAACACCCGACTCTATATTGGTAAACACTAACTTGCGGGCGATCATCAACAAGCACACCTTCTCGGTCCTGCCCCCGGACTGCCAACAGAGACTTCTCAAACTCCTGCCTGAAGTTGACCGGCAG GCTTGCATGGATGGCCTTCTGAAGGTGACTAGTTCTGCTTTGAACAATGAGTTCTTCACATCAGCAGCTCAGTCTTGGAAGGAGAGACTGTCTGAGG GGGAATTCACTCCTGAGTTGCAGCTACGAATGCGCCAAGAAATAGAGAAGGAAAAGAGAGTAGAACACTGGAAGGAGGCCTTCTTTGAAAACTATTATGGTGAAAA ctctGGGCTCAGCTTTGAGGAATCCAAAGAGCTGACAGAGGCTGATATGAATCAGGAGTCTGCCAGACCCCAGTCCCCCCCTCATCAGACAGGACCTGCTGCTCAAGCACCAGAGGATCCCAAGGGCTCAAAGGACAGCAGCCAGACTGATGCTGCAACCGCTGTGAAAGACATGAAGCCAACAAAGGAACTTCTGAAGGTGCAGCCTGCTCAGAGAGAGCCAGTCTCCACCACAGAGCCCATGAAGACACGGCGCTCACAGTACGCTGAGGATCGTAAGTTAAACACAACAGCACATTCTGGGCCAGCACCTGCAGTGAAAACAGTGGAGGTTGAAGGGCCGACCGAACGGGTCCCAGTAGGTACACTGCCTGAAAAGGAGCATAAAGAGGAAGTGAAGGAGGAGAAAACTAAACTTCCCCAGTCGCCTGTGAAGAAGAGCGGCCCACAAAAGGATAGTTTAGAGCTAAAAGAGGATCAGCCGGTGTCTGTGGTTAAGCCCGCTGAGGAGAGCAAAGAGGTCAACCCTGAGCCCAGTGGCCCCTCAGAGCCgctaaaaagaaaatctctcAGTGAGATTGGGGATGAATTGACACCAGAGAAAAGGCCCCGTATGTCCTCAatttcctcagtgtcctcagtcTCCTCTGTATCTCCTCCAGCGTCATCCGTATCCAGCCCTGCTACACCAACTTCAACAACAAATCAGAGGGTTCCACCACTCAAG aTCCCAGTGTCCCGGATTCTTCCCATTCCTTTGTCACCTAGCCAACTCTCTCCCAGGACTCCCCTCCCGGCCCCCCTTAGCAGCCCAGGTCGTACTGGTGCTCGCACTTTGGCTGACATCAAAGCCAAAGCTCAGCTTGCACGAGCGCAGCGAGCAGCGGCTGCCGCAGTATCATCCGCGTCGAAAGGAGCGGTGCCAGGCCCAGGGCCAGGGGGAGGCAGTGGTGAGCAGACCCAGCCCTCACCCAGCCCCAGCCCAACATCCCCACAGGCATCAACCAGGTTACCAGCCTCCAGCAGCAGCGGTCAGACCAGTACTCCTCCTCCTCGCCCACTGGACTCTTTTAGCCAGTTAAGCCCAAACCGGTTTCAAACATCTTACTCAAGCAAAACTGATGATAAAAACAAAGGTCATTCTGCTGGTACTGTCAGTGCGCCCAACAGCATTCAAATGCAACCCACTCAGCCATCTGTGCACGCTCTCATGGGACAAGAAAGCCCATCACTTGCTATATCATCAACCAAGATCAGCTCCTGTATCCCTGCAAATAACCCACTGGTCACTCAGCTTCTGCAGGGTAAAGAGGTTCCATTGGAGCAGATCCTCCCAAAACCGCTATCCAAGGTGGAAGTGAAGATGTCAAATGTACCCTCTGGTAGTAAGGGGAAGACACCACACTCTGCTGAGCACAGGTCTGATAAGGAGATGGCCCGCCAGTTCAATACAGCAGGACACACAGAGGTTTTCTCAGAGTACCCAAGACATCACAGGGAACTTCCTGATGAGGAGACTCAGGAGCAGATCCTCCAGGCTCTGATTcagaggaaaggccagcagagTCAGCCTTATGGTGGTCTGGGGCCTCAGCAACCTCAATACAAAGTCTATCAGCTAGTGCACGCAGAAGAGCATCAGGACCAATCCAGGATTTCTGTAGGATTTCTGGGTCGTAAGAGGATGCCCAGGCCTGCCATGACAGGTCATTACCTGCTTAATGTGTCCACATATGGCCGAGGACCAGAGAGCAAGAGACTGCACCAGTCTGTCATCCCAAACACGTCTCTATCCAGTTTAAAAAGGGAAAGCACAGAAGGAGAGGAGGCGGCCAAGGATAAAGAACCAGCCAACAAATGCTTTTTTCCTGCTTCTGAGGTAAAAACAGAGCAGCATGGATGCTCAGTGACCAAGTCTGACGAAGCAACGAGCATTCAGCATTGCACCAATGTAAAGACGGAACCTGGGTCAGAGGATAGTGCAGTCGGTGCCGATAACAACAGCACCAGTGGGACAGCTAAAGAAGACACCAGCCCTTTTTCTCAGTCACAACGAAGGCACCTCGAACTCTGCAATAGTAACCAAGGAAACTCCGAGCCATATCTTAACCAAGTGGACCCCAGTTACCAGCGACAGTCTGCCTTTCAAACCCAGAGAACACTCGATAATCAGGAAGTCATGGCAGCATCATGCTACGGTGGCACTATCAGCATGTCTGTACCTAACACTTTGAACCGCAGCACTGCAGGCATCTGCTCCCCCACAGCCTCATCAGAGGCCGGCGGCGGTGTCCACGGGAGCGTCATGTCTTTCTCAGTGACCGTCACCACCATACCTGCCGGTCACTCGTTAGGCCACAGCAACCAGGACGATCCCTCACCTGAGCAGTCGTTCATCGAAGGCTCCAACATGGAGGACGTCCAGTCTAAATGCTACTGCAGACTGAAGGCCATGATCATGTGCAAAGGATGCGGAGCCTTTTGCCACGATGACTGCATCGGGCCCTCGAAACTCTGCGTGTCATGTTTAGTTGTTCGATGA
- the asxl2 gene encoding putative Polycomb group protein ASXL2 isoform X3, translating to MMIAKVPSMLQSQPSSPQPRCSSPSVPTGKLISSSQKHSKKALKQALKQQQQRNQRRQGGMPTTSSPRLLLKTIKDMADNITTKTDLCHPVVPRKGPPRSGRLNAGQLKRTKCNIDVETPDSILVNTNLRAIINKHTFSVLPPDCQQRLLKLLPEVDRQACMDGLLKVTSSALNNEFFTSAAQSWKERLSEGEFTPELQLRMRQEIEKEKRVEHWKEAFFENYYGENSGLSFEESKELTEADMNQESARPQSPPHQTGPAAQAPEDPKGSKDSSQTDAATAVKDMKPTKELLKVQPAQREPVSTTEPMKTRRSQYAEDRKLNTTAHSGPAPAVKTVEVEGPTERVPVGTLPEKEHKEEVKEEKTKLPQSPVKKSGPQKDSLELKEDQPVSVVKPAEESKEVNPEPSGPSEPLKRKSLSEIGDELTPEKRPRMSSISSVSSVSSVSPPASSVSSPATPTSTTNQRVPPLKIPVSRILPIPLSPSQLSPRTPLPAPLSSPGRTGARTLADIKAKAQLARAQRAAAAAVSSASKGAVPGPGPGGGSGEQTQPSPSPSPTSPQASTRLPASSSSGQTSTPPPRPLDSFSQLSPNRFQTSYSSKTDDKNKGHSAGTVSAPNSIQMQPTQPSVHALMGQESPSLAISSTKISSCIPANNPLVTQLLQGKEVPLEQILPKPLSKVEVKMSNVPSGSKGKTPHSAEHRSDKEMARQFNTAGHTEVFSEYPRHHRELPDEETQEQILQALIQRKGQQSQPYGGLGPQQPQYKVYQLVHAEEHQDQSRISVGFLGRKRMPRPAMTGHYLLNVSTYGRGPESKRLHQSVIPNTSLSSLKRESTEGEEAAKDKEPANKCFFPASEVKTEQHGCSVTKSDEATSIQHCTNVKTEPGSEDSAVGADNNSTSGTAKEDTSPFSQSQRRHLELCNSNQGNSEPYLNQVDPSYQRQSAFQTQRTLDNQEVMAASCYGGTISMSVPNTLNRSTAGICSPTASSEAGGGVHGSVMSFSVTVTTIPAGHSLGHSNQDDPSPEQSFIEGSNMEDVQSKCYCRLKAMIMCKGCGAFCHDDCIGPSKLCVSCLVVR from the exons ATGATGATAGCAAAAG TTCCCTCCATGCTGCAGTCACAGCCGTCTTCTCCGCAGCCTCGATGCTCGTCGCCTTCTGTCCCCACCGGTAAACTCATCTCTTCCTCGcagaaacacagcaagaaagcaTTGAAACAG GCCTTGAAGCAGCAGCAACAGAGAAACCAGCGCAGACAGGGGGGGATGCCAACCACCTCCAGTCCTAGACTGCTTCTGAAAACCATCAAAGATATGGCTGACAACATCACTACAAAGACTG ACCTATGCCACCCAGTTGTTCCCAGGAAGGGTCCTCCGAGGTCAGGCCGCCTTAATGCAG GGCAGCTGAAACGTACCAAGTGTAATATAGATGTGGAAACACCCGACTCTATATTGGTAAACACTAACTTGCGGGCGATCATCAACAAGCACACCTTCTCGGTCCTGCCCCCGGACTGCCAACAGAGACTTCTCAAACTCCTGCCTGAAGTTGACCGGCAG GCTTGCATGGATGGCCTTCTGAAGGTGACTAGTTCTGCTTTGAACAATGAGTTCTTCACATCAGCAGCTCAGTCTTGGAAGGAGAGACTGTCTGAGG GGGAATTCACTCCTGAGTTGCAGCTACGAATGCGCCAAGAAATAGAGAAGGAAAAGAGAGTAGAACACTGGAAGGAGGCCTTCTTTGAAAACTATTATGGTGAAAA ctctGGGCTCAGCTTTGAGGAATCCAAAGAGCTGACAGAGGCTGATATGAATCAGGAGTCTGCCAGACCCCAGTCCCCCCCTCATCAGACAGGACCTGCTGCTCAAGCACCAGAGGATCCCAAGGGCTCAAAGGACAGCAGCCAGACTGATGCTGCAACCGCTGTGAAAGACATGAAGCCAACAAAGGAACTTCTGAAGGTGCAGCCTGCTCAGAGAGAGCCAGTCTCCACCACAGAGCCCATGAAGACACGGCGCTCACAGTACGCTGAGGATCGTAAGTTAAACACAACAGCACATTCTGGGCCAGCACCTGCAGTGAAAACAGTGGAGGTTGAAGGGCCGACCGAACGGGTCCCAGTAGGTACACTGCCTGAAAAGGAGCATAAAGAGGAAGTGAAGGAGGAGAAAACTAAACTTCCCCAGTCGCCTGTGAAGAAGAGCGGCCCACAAAAGGATAGTTTAGAGCTAAAAGAGGATCAGCCGGTGTCTGTGGTTAAGCCCGCTGAGGAGAGCAAAGAGGTCAACCCTGAGCCCAGTGGCCCCTCAGAGCCgctaaaaagaaaatctctcAGTGAGATTGGGGATGAATTGACACCAGAGAAAAGGCCCCGTATGTCCTCAatttcctcagtgtcctcagtcTCCTCTGTATCTCCTCCAGCGTCATCCGTATCCAGCCCTGCTACACCAACTTCAACAACAAATCAGAGGGTTCCACCACTCAAG aTCCCAGTGTCCCGGATTCTTCCCATTCCTTTGTCACCTAGCCAACTCTCTCCCAGGACTCCCCTCCCGGCCCCCCTTAGCAGCCCAGGTCGTACTGGTGCTCGCACTTTGGCTGACATCAAAGCCAAAGCTCAGCTTGCACGAGCGCAGCGAGCAGCGGCTGCCGCAGTATCATCCGCGTCGAAAGGAGCGGTGCCAGGCCCAGGGCCAGGGGGAGGCAGTGGTGAGCAGACCCAGCCCTCACCCAGCCCCAGCCCAACATCCCCACAGGCATCAACCAGGTTACCAGCCTCCAGCAGCAGCGGTCAGACCAGTACTCCTCCTCCTCGCCCACTGGACTCTTTTAGCCAGTTAAGCCCAAACCGGTTTCAAACATCTTACTCAAGCAAAACTGATGATAAAAACAAAGGTCATTCTGCTGGTACTGTCAGTGCGCCCAACAGCATTCAAATGCAACCCACTCAGCCATCTGTGCACGCTCTCATGGGACAAGAAAGCCCATCACTTGCTATATCATCAACCAAGATCAGCTCCTGTATCCCTGCAAATAACCCACTGGTCACTCAGCTTCTGCAGGGTAAAGAGGTTCCATTGGAGCAGATCCTCCCAAAACCGCTATCCAAGGTGGAAGTGAAGATGTCAAATGTACCCTCTGGTAGTAAGGGGAAGACACCACACTCTGCTGAGCACAGGTCTGATAAGGAGATGGCCCGCCAGTTCAATACAGCAGGACACACAGAGGTTTTCTCAGAGTACCCAAGACATCACAGGGAACTTCCTGATGAGGAGACTCAGGAGCAGATCCTCCAGGCTCTGATTcagaggaaaggccagcagagTCAGCCTTATGGTGGTCTGGGGCCTCAGCAACCTCAATACAAAGTCTATCAGCTAGTGCACGCAGAAGAGCATCAGGACCAATCCAGGATTTCTGTAGGATTTCTGGGTCGTAAGAGGATGCCCAGGCCTGCCATGACAGGTCATTACCTGCTTAATGTGTCCACATATGGCCGAGGACCAGAGAGCAAGAGACTGCACCAGTCTGTCATCCCAAACACGTCTCTATCCAGTTTAAAAAGGGAAAGCACAGAAGGAGAGGAGGCGGCCAAGGATAAAGAACCAGCCAACAAATGCTTTTTTCCTGCTTCTGAGGTAAAAACAGAGCAGCATGGATGCTCAGTGACCAAGTCTGACGAAGCAACGAGCATTCAGCATTGCACCAATGTAAAGACGGAACCTGGGTCAGAGGATAGTGCAGTCGGTGCCGATAACAACAGCACCAGTGGGACAGCTAAAGAAGACACCAGCCCTTTTTCTCAGTCACAACGAAGGCACCTCGAACTCTGCAATAGTAACCAAGGAAACTCCGAGCCATATCTTAACCAAGTGGACCCCAGTTACCAGCGACAGTCTGCCTTTCAAACCCAGAGAACACTCGATAATCAGGAAGTCATGGCAGCATCATGCTACGGTGGCACTATCAGCATGTCTGTACCTAACACTTTGAACCGCAGCACTGCAGGCATCTGCTCCCCCACAGCCTCATCAGAGGCCGGCGGCGGTGTCCACGGGAGCGTCATGTCTTTCTCAGTGACCGTCACCACCATACCTGCCGGTCACTCGTTAGGCCACAGCAACCAGGACGATCCCTCACCTGAGCAGTCGTTCATCGAAGGCTCCAACATGGAGGACGTCCAGTCTAAATGCTACTGCAGACTGAAGGCCATGATCATGTGCAAAGGATGCGGAGCCTTTTGCCACGATGACTGCATCGGGCCCTCGAAACTCTGCGTGTCATGTTTAGTTGTTCGATGA